In Blastopirellula sediminis, the following proteins share a genomic window:
- a CDS encoding dockerin type I domain-containing protein has translation MMAADLNAWHNANMSHDVNGDEVVDQTDLQILVSQLELGFQNYMVNSQAAGGLEGEQVLYLDVNNDGAFNPLDLNSMLSSLIEGEDADSSYSAAFTFEIYQNGMLVDTADTTFDMANMPVMTPVNINLTQDTFTLKVYMRNTSALTGGAFTTPDVTAAYLDISFDSTIVQPVDAGTVELPFDGSGGVPTSISTPGLIAHAGGNSSVANTDLIGAGWEEMQMLYTVDFTPTQAGTFMLQGSKAVFDDPVTPSINLAAVLFQDAVGDGVDAPLGQPLDIVNLAFPKFNITILPVPGANNDLVDVSADLVNEMEASDPRIVDIGGVKYLAIDVKANDLDFNGNLLTDGSEVILTPGGISADTSLTTNPDLVSRVMITNQLANPVAGFKDEFLLYRLPTDLSGTESFFYTLTDATDPMTSNMAKVTINISAAAVAVDDGDAVTPFAVVEVNESQNLDVLANDFVAGDGQAVSIDNIIITGIADDSGTAVADGRVVIAADMKSIDYTASATPGLETFTYTITYVDDAGDPVLDASGMPITDTATVTIRVPIHSLITGQLFFDVNNDQEWDDNANNNASPEQFIGGVQVTLYQGGVVVGTAFSSEADGTFRFAGIDEGTYSVKVTQPKFVYKYGTAMNNPLPAGWTILADGSVMINNLTISANALEINGLNLGYVGRTGPYRGIMDQLSQVGENSITFAVSKQANGTGKLEWYSPDQGWSELVSIDGFLFNSATKSGQFIMHIDEDGDDQTPEVIAPVTFSPNHPDFLLIADTSDAVIFMLTGDIRTIVDHLSTVDVAFTDI, from the coding sequence ATGATGGCTGCTGACCTCAACGCGTGGCATAACGCCAACATGTCGCACGACGTCAACGGCGACGAGGTCGTTGACCAAACCGACCTCCAAATTCTGGTTTCGCAACTGGAACTTGGATTCCAAAACTACATGGTCAATTCGCAAGCGGCTGGGGGACTCGAAGGGGAGCAGGTCCTCTATCTCGACGTCAACAACGACGGCGCCTTCAATCCGCTCGACCTCAACTCGATGCTCTCTTCGCTGATCGAAGGGGAAGACGCCGATTCGTCGTATTCCGCCGCATTCACGTTTGAGATCTATCAAAACGGGATGTTGGTCGACACCGCCGACACGACGTTCGACATGGCGAACATGCCGGTCATGACCCCCGTGAACATCAACCTTACGCAAGACACCTTCACGCTGAAGGTTTACATGCGCAACACGTCGGCTCTCACCGGCGGCGCGTTTACCACGCCTGACGTTACCGCGGCTTATCTCGACATCAGCTTCGATTCGACGATCGTTCAGCCGGTCGATGCCGGCACGGTCGAACTTCCGTTCGATGGCAGCGGCGGCGTCCCGACCAGCATTAGCACCCCCGGCTTGATCGCCCATGCCGGCGGTAATTCCAGCGTCGCCAATACCGACCTCATCGGCGCCGGCTGGGAAGAGATGCAAATGCTGTACACCGTCGACTTCACCCCGACCCAAGCCGGCACTTTCATGCTCCAAGGCTCCAAAGCGGTCTTTGATGATCCGGTGACGCCGAGCATCAACCTGGCCGCCGTCCTCTTCCAGGACGCCGTCGGCGACGGCGTCGACGCTCCGCTGGGCCAGCCGCTCGACATCGTCAATCTGGCTTTTCCCAAGTTCAATATCACCATCCTTCCAGTTCCGGGCGCCAACAACGACCTGGTCGACGTTTCGGCCGACTTGGTGAACGAAATGGAAGCGAGCGATCCGCGGATCGTCGACATCGGTGGGGTAAAGTACCTGGCGATCGACGTCAAAGCGAACGACCTCGACTTCAACGGAAACCTGCTGACCGACGGCTCGGAAGTGATCCTCACGCCGGGCGGCATCTCCGCCGACACCTCGCTTACCACCAATCCGGATTTGGTAAGCCGCGTCATGATCACCAATCAGTTGGCCAACCCGGTCGCTGGTTTTAAGGATGAGTTCCTGCTTTATCGCCTGCCGACCGACCTATCGGGAACGGAGTCGTTTTTCTACACGCTGACCGATGCGACCGATCCCATGACCTCGAACATGGCGAAGGTCACGATCAACATCTCCGCGGCTGCCGTTGCGGTGGATGATGGCGACGCGGTGACTCCATTCGCCGTTGTGGAAGTTAACGAGTCGCAGAACCTCGACGTCCTGGCCAATGACTTCGTCGCCGGCGACGGCCAGGCGGTTTCGATTGATAATATCATCATCACCGGAATCGCCGACGACAGCGGTACGGCGGTAGCCGACGGTCGCGTCGTCATCGCGGCCGACATGAAGTCGATCGACTACACCGCTTCGGCGACTCCAGGCCTCGAAACCTTCACCTACACGATCACCTACGTCGATGACGCCGGCGATCCGGTCCTCGACGCAAGCGGGATGCCGATCACCGACACCGCGACCGTCACGATCCGCGTGCCGATCCACAGCCTGATCACGGGTCAACTCTTCTTCGACGTCAACAACGACCAAGAGTGGGACGACAATGCGAATAACAACGCCAGCCCGGAACAGTTCATCGGCGGCGTCCAAGTAACCCTGTACCAGGGAGGCGTGGTCGTCGGCACCGCCTTCTCGTCGGAAGCGGACGGGACGTTCCGGTTCGCCGGCATCGACGAAGGGACCTACTCGGTCAAAGTGACGCAGCCGAAGTTCGTCTACAAGTACGGTACGGCGATGAACAATCCGCTGCCGGCCGGCTGGACCATCCTGGCCGACGGCTCGGTGATGATCAACAACCTGACGATCAGCGCCAACGCACTCGAGATCAACGGCCTGAACCTCGGTTACGTCGGTCGTACCGGCCCCTATCGCGGCATCATGGATCAGCTCTCCCAAGTGGGCGAAAACTCGATCACCTTCGCGGTGTCGAAGCAAGCCAACGGTACCGGCAAGCTCGAATGGTACTCGCCTGACCAAGGCTGGAGCGAACTGGTCTCAATCGACGGCTTCCTGTTCAACTCGGCCACCAAGTCCGGCCAGTTCATCATGCACATCGACGAAGATGGGGACGATCAG
- a CDS encoding dockerin type I domain-containing protein codes for MSKSLRRYRPLFETLEAREVLTAYMGVTLQAKDLAGNTITSVAAGQSFNLQVWVDDYRYIAEASANYVTDPDGDQYNPNPLGISSAFVDILYNAGAFDFDSVTGLKSGSGSPGLGAASYNAVTSSDGKLERVGTIQTSLAYGNGLARLWVTVPMIAESTLGQFTISAQHPVTNETFPNTTEGNQQRRAFIDNNPSVLLAGGSVALNPNEVDYSGATLTLEIVEPGAPVDIELRIVKTPTAVDSNGEINSNMLPNDAEWLDEWDNFYVEVYATAPDSYYLKTVTLTLNFTNSYHNVLSFSDASNDSSLKFTTSGKSYNNGTSNVTVTFSTALNGLGDNGKSALLGRIYFGPDTGTGAGVANAATTDYPAPVDTKFTLTSGAAGVQLNSSAPVEPAILSIGSSTNADLFAVPYDLDDDKAISLVDLTYIVRNIGTPVTTSNKLYRMDYTHDGYIDLVDLAMMIRNIGTSTTNAKSSPRIYYSGFPYFGSAMGLMEGESITLSGNAGFVLEGESIVQESTPIENTTSTTASIPSSTTSSTYVPLFIAEPTTSVTIESESDPEVDSALVGQETIGSALTTDGDAQTLLIIDAAEQSLKEESTSDSDAVDEVFADLAVEDPHLTM; via the coding sequence ATGTCCAAAAGCTTGCGTCGATACCGTCCTCTTTTTGAGACGCTGGAAGCTCGAGAGGTACTTACCGCCTATATGGGGGTAACGCTCCAGGCGAAAGATCTGGCGGGGAATACGATTACCTCGGTAGCTGCGGGGCAGTCGTTCAACCTGCAGGTCTGGGTCGACGACTATCGCTACATTGCAGAAGCGTCCGCGAATTACGTGACGGATCCCGACGGGGACCAGTACAATCCCAACCCGCTCGGCATTTCCTCGGCGTTCGTCGATATCTTGTACAACGCGGGGGCGTTCGATTTCGATTCGGTCACCGGTCTGAAATCGGGGTCGGGTTCGCCCGGTTTGGGGGCTGCGTCCTACAACGCCGTAACTTCAAGTGACGGCAAATTGGAGCGAGTCGGTACCATCCAGACGTCGTTAGCCTACGGCAATGGGCTGGCTCGTCTGTGGGTGACCGTGCCGATGATCGCCGAGAGCACGTTAGGGCAGTTCACGATTTCCGCCCAGCATCCGGTCACCAACGAAACCTTCCCCAATACAACCGAAGGAAATCAGCAGCGTCGCGCGTTCATCGACAACAACCCCTCCGTTCTGTTGGCCGGCGGCAGCGTAGCGTTGAACCCGAACGAAGTCGACTATTCCGGCGCCACGTTGACGCTGGAAATCGTCGAGCCGGGCGCGCCGGTCGATATTGAACTGCGAATTGTGAAAACGCCGACCGCCGTCGACTCCAACGGCGAAATCAACAGCAACATGTTGCCCAACGACGCCGAGTGGCTCGACGAGTGGGACAATTTCTATGTCGAAGTCTATGCGACGGCGCCCGACAGCTATTACCTGAAAACGGTCACGCTGACCCTCAATTTCACCAACTCGTACCACAACGTCCTTTCCTTCTCGGACGCGTCGAACGATTCGTCGTTGAAATTCACGACTTCCGGCAAGTCCTACAACAACGGCACCAGCAATGTGACCGTCACTTTCTCGACGGCGCTGAACGGGCTCGGCGATAACGGCAAGTCGGCGCTGCTCGGACGAATTTACTTCGGTCCCGATACCGGCACTGGGGCTGGCGTCGCGAACGCTGCGACGACCGATTATCCCGCTCCGGTCGATACCAAGTTCACGCTGACCAGTGGAGCGGCCGGCGTTCAGCTCAACTCCAGCGCTCCGGTCGAACCGGCGATTTTGTCGATCGGTTCATCAACCAACGCCGATCTTTTTGCGGTTCCGTATGACCTGGACGACGACAAGGCGATTTCGCTGGTCGACCTGACCTACATCGTGCGAAACATCGGAACGCCGGTGACGACCAGCAACAAGCTGTACCGGATGGACTACACGCATGACGGATACATCGACCTGGTCGACCTGGCGATGATGATTCGGAATATCGGGACGTCGACCACCAACGCCAAGAGTTCCCCGCGGATTTACTACTCGGGCTTCCCCTACTTCGGGTCGGCCATGGGGCTGATGGAAGGGGAGTCGATTACCTTGAGCGGTAACGCAGGTTTCGTGTTGGAAGGGGAATCGATCGTTCAGGAATCGACGCCGATCGAAAATACCACGTCGACGACCGCCTCGATCCCCAGTTCGACGACGAGTTCGACCTACGTACCGCTGTTCATCGCCGAGCCGACCACGAGCGTCACGATTGAGTCGGAATCGGATCCAGAGGTTGATTCGGCCCTCGTCGGTCAGGAAACTATCGGTAGCGCCCTGACGACCGATGGCGACGCGCAAACCTTGTTGATCATTGATGCGGCCGAACAGTCGCTGAAAGAAGAATCGACGTCCGATTCGGATGCGGTCGACGAAGTATTCGCCGACCTGGCCGTGGAAGACCCGCATTTAACGATGTAA
- a CDS encoding dockerin type I domain-containing protein, with amino-acid sequence MSSARRFRQQRTRRNGKSASAALRFESLESRINFSGVPFGAAATDTGEFMLGDVSVTVVFLESNGQIDASTEDWTQSLIDANKAKVDEALQWWVDTLALQNSVHELNFHIDYQYADTPVPTRYEPIKHTAAEFDKWVGDFLTYVGAERTGDIIKDIRLYNNFVRVTEGTNWAFTIFIANADDDADGFWDGNVLGGFSIAGGAFLALPSSRPASTIAHETAHQFWAMDEYGGKDYYDHRGYYDTQNTNATLENPHPELIVDSLMLSGQRLQNAYDSHTSSTSLFETIGWKDSDGDGIFDVLDQPLSLKGSGALDADTLQYHFVGQAAVGVLPNLNTAGTQQSVNKFLQHDMTINTVAAVQYRIDGGDWQTAQTYDDYVADIDISIALPNSGNHTIEIRAIDATGAITSDVLTGSTSEITPVAQLGANGFLFADRNGNGVYDFGETGLTGWTVALVDSQSTPVQTEILVEPDDFGAGDVIDDLVPGASFSAFGDNITPVFPNVFSLTNVDATTGARVFGYYRSTDESTGNFSEWNSLQQLRVDFDSLVSRVSIDAIGTDVGSIGRLEAFDALGNLIGRYTTAELAAGEAETMSVEFDSPQISYIVVAGQLETSVRLDNFSAGRPATVETDAFGAFALQMDVAGDYQLQITPPGGDSQSYSIVGSTTVNYALAPLTGFQFAIHIETLAWRNPYNAADVNDDGTADESDFELILAELTNQTYLAVGQITGDHSSPAPFLDANGDGYFNLLDAMRVLDRLLIAQLGTPPQEGEAVVAGDSFIAGSSSGDEAIDSSQESSLEAASLPGESLVESESSVSASNDFVVATAAQPFSASLADLGLGKLTATVAVEGEDIAFEGGVASDEVSLSIDSSNSMTVDDRILAIAADDFYLGLGRDDEDGEFDLFDPWGGDLDIIE; translated from the coding sequence ATGTCCTCCGCTCGCCGATTTCGACAGCAGCGCACGCGCCGCAACGGAAAATCGGCGTCGGCGGCGCTGCGGTTCGAATCGCTCGAATCGCGGATTAATTTCTCAGGCGTCCCGTTCGGCGCCGCTGCGACCGATACCGGCGAATTCATGCTGGGGGACGTCTCCGTCACCGTCGTCTTTCTTGAGTCGAACGGCCAGATTGACGCGAGCACCGAAGATTGGACGCAGTCCCTGATCGACGCCAACAAAGCGAAGGTGGACGAGGCGCTGCAGTGGTGGGTCGATACGCTCGCGCTGCAGAATTCGGTCCACGAGCTTAACTTCCATATCGACTATCAATACGCCGATACGCCTGTGCCGACCCGCTATGAGCCGATCAAGCATACGGCCGCCGAATTCGACAAGTGGGTCGGCGATTTCTTGACCTACGTCGGCGCCGAACGGACCGGCGATATTATTAAAGACATCCGGCTCTACAACAATTTCGTCCGCGTTACCGAAGGGACCAATTGGGCCTTTACGATTTTCATCGCCAACGCAGATGATGATGCTGACGGCTTTTGGGATGGCAATGTTCTCGGCGGGTTTTCGATCGCGGGGGGCGCATTCCTGGCGTTGCCTAGTTCCCGTCCCGCCAGCACGATCGCCCATGAAACGGCACACCAGTTTTGGGCGATGGACGAGTATGGCGGTAAAGATTACTACGATCACCGCGGCTACTACGATACCCAAAACACCAATGCGACCCTCGAAAATCCGCATCCTGAATTGATCGTCGATAGTCTGATGCTATCGGGCCAACGGCTGCAGAACGCGTACGACAGTCACACGAGTTCGACCTCGCTGTTTGAAACGATCGGCTGGAAAGACTCCGACGGCGACGGCATCTTCGACGTTCTCGATCAGCCGCTTTCGCTGAAGGGCAGCGGGGCGCTCGACGCCGATACGCTGCAGTATCATTTCGTCGGTCAAGCGGCGGTCGGCGTTCTGCCGAATTTAAACACCGCCGGAACGCAGCAGTCGGTGAATAAGTTTCTGCAGCATGACATGACCATCAATACGGTCGCCGCCGTGCAGTACCGGATTGACGGCGGCGATTGGCAGACGGCGCAGACGTACGACGATTACGTCGCCGACATCGACATTTCGATCGCATTGCCCAATTCGGGGAATCATACGATCGAGATTCGCGCGATCGATGCGACCGGAGCGATTACGTCCGACGTCTTGACTGGCTCCACGTCCGAGATCACGCCGGTCGCGCAATTGGGCGCCAACGGCTTTCTGTTTGCAGATCGCAACGGCAACGGCGTCTACGATTTCGGCGAGACGGGGCTGACCGGCTGGACCGTCGCCCTGGTCGATTCGCAAAGCACGCCGGTCCAGACCGAGATCCTGGTTGAGCCGGACGACTTTGGCGCCGGCGACGTCATCGACGATCTCGTGCCAGGAGCTTCGTTCTCCGCCTTCGGCGACAATATTACCCCGGTCTTCCCCAACGTCTTTTCGCTGACCAACGTCGATGCGACGACCGGAGCCCGCGTCTTTGGCTACTATCGTTCGACCGACGAGTCGACGGGCAACTTTTCCGAGTGGAATTCGCTCCAGCAACTGCGGGTCGATTTCGACTCGCTGGTTAGTCGCGTTTCGATCGACGCCATCGGGACCGACGTCGGCAGCATCGGGCGGCTGGAAGCGTTTGACGCCTTGGGCAATCTGATCGGTCGCTATACGACCGCGGAACTCGCCGCCGGGGAAGCCGAAACGATGAGCGTCGAATTCGATTCGCCGCAGATCTCTTACATTGTGGTCGCGGGCCAGTTGGAGACGAGCGTTCGTCTCGATAACTTCTCGGCCGGTCGACCTGCAACGGTCGAGACCGACGCTTTTGGCGCGTTCGCGCTGCAAATGGACGTCGCCGGCGACTATCAACTGCAAATCACGCCTCCTGGGGGCGACTCTCAGTCTTACTCCATCGTCGGCAGCACGACCGTCAACTACGCCCTGGCGCCTTTGACCGGGTTTCAGTTTGCGATCCACATCGAAACGTTGGCTTGGCGCAATCCTTATAACGCCGCTGACGTTAACGATGACGGGACGGCCGATGAGAGCGACTTTGAGTTGATCCTGGCGGAACTTACGAACCAAACCTATTTGGCCGTTGGCCAGATCACCGGGGATCACTCCTCCCCTGCCCCGTTCCTCGACGCGAACGGAGATGGCTATTTCAATTTGCTCGACGCCATGCGGGTCCTCGACCGGCTCCTGATCGCTCAATTGGGAACGCCGCCGCAGGAAGGGGAAGCGGTCGTCGCTGGCGACAGCTTCATTGCGGGCTCGAGCAGCGGCGATGAAGCGATCGATTCGAGCCAGGAATCGTCTCTGGAGGCTGCGAGCCTTCCGGGAGAATCGTTGGTTGAGTCCGAATCGAGCGTTTCGGCGTCAAACGACTTCGTCGTTGCGACCGCCGCTCAGCCCTTCTCCGCCTCTCTGGCCGATCTGGGGCTGGGTAAGTTGACCGCAACCGTCGCTGTCGAGGGCGAAGACATCGCCTTCGAGGGAGGCGTGGCGAGCGATGAGGTTTCGCTTTCGATTGATTCGTCGAATTCCATGACGGTCGACGATCGGATTCTGGCGATTGCCGCTGACGATTTCTACTTGGGGCTGGGTCGCGACGACGAAGACGGGGAATTCGATTTGTTCGATCCCTGGGGCGGCGACCTGGACATTATTGAATAG